The following proteins are co-located in the Armatimonadota bacterium genome:
- a CDS encoding DUF362 domain-containing protein, with amino-acid sequence MDRRMFITSGTLAAGAMGAVAVAGCGRSQGARAGAAVPATDPPTESAVHAATPDRPARAGKHRVLEAPPADVHAAIATKGEPAERVKAAVDAFGGIEAIINPGDRVVIKPNLAWGRTPDVGANTTPAILAAVIKLVMDAGARKVTVVEHSCDKSTITFEMSGAQRVCDELGVALIGLDNPAMYVECEVGGANISRDLLAREILESDVYINLPCLKHHGATIVSLSLKNQMGANWDRQSYHSKGAGAGGSENLHRNIADLAGVLRPTLVVIDATVALKSNGPKGPGDLEETGAVIVSHDMVAADALGTEMLGFKPADVPHLAMAQELGVGRMDIESLPIVRV; translated from the coding sequence ATGGACCGCCGAATGTTCATCACTTCCGGAACACTCGCCGCCGGGGCAATGGGCGCGGTGGCTGTCGCCGGATGCGGCCGGAGTCAGGGCGCCCGGGCAGGCGCTGCCGTTCCCGCGACCGATCCGCCGACCGAGTCCGCCGTCCATGCCGCGACACCTGACAGGCCCGCCAGGGCAGGCAAGCACCGGGTCCTCGAGGCCCCGCCGGCGGATGTTCACGCCGCCATCGCCACGAAGGGCGAACCCGCCGAACGGGTGAAGGCCGCCGTGGATGCTTTCGGCGGCATTGAGGCCATCATCAACCCCGGTGACCGCGTGGTGATCAAGCCCAATCTCGCCTGGGGTCGGACGCCCGATGTGGGCGCGAACACCACTCCCGCAATCCTGGCGGCTGTGATCAAGCTGGTCATGGATGCAGGCGCGAGGAAAGTCACGGTGGTGGAGCACTCCTGTGACAAGAGCACCATCACCTTTGAGATGAGCGGCGCGCAGCGGGTCTGCGACGAGCTCGGGGTAGCGCTCATCGGCCTGGACAACCCGGCCATGTACGTGGAGTGTGAGGTCGGCGGCGCCAATATCTCGCGGGACCTGCTGGCACGGGAGATCCTGGAGTCCGATGTCTACATCAATCTTCCTTGTCTGAAGCACCACGGGGCGACCATCGTATCTCTGTCCCTGAAGAACCAGATGGGCGCCAATTGGGACCGCCAGAGCTACCACAGCAAGGGCGCCGGGGCAGGCGGCAGCGAGAACCTGCACCGGAACATCGCCGATCTTGCGGGGGTGCTCAGGCCCACGCTGGTGGTCATCGATGCCACCGTGGCCCTCAAGAGTAATGGCCCCAAAGGTCCCGGGGACCTGGAGGAGACCGGAGCAGTGATCGTCAGTCACGACATGGTGGCGGCGGATGCTCTGGGAACGGAAATGCTGGGGTTCAAGCCGGCAGATGTGCCCCATCTTGCCATGGCCCAGGAACTTGGCGTGGGCCGGATGGACATCGAGAGTCTGCCTATCGTCCGTGTCTGA
- a CDS encoding methyltransferase domain-containing protein, which translates to MSAIRPVPGSLSIRTCARVATYRQLARELPEPGDTVIEIGSAEGHTTHCLARRAGRVIAVEKSAACLDIARERCARHGNITWVHADAFDLGDVQSHTGRADLVFIDIGGSSWAWLALKLAGMYRQMFQPRVMVIRNVGLNDFVCAVDGSEPQAPPGHWRMPRRPREGE; encoded by the coding sequence GTGAGCGCGATTCGCCCGGTACCCGGCAGCCTGAGTATCCGAACCTGCGCCCGCGTCGCGACCTATCGGCAGTTGGCCCGGGAGCTTCCCGAACCCGGTGATACGGTGATCGAGATCGGGTCCGCGGAGGGGCACACCACCCACTGCCTGGCCCGCAGAGCCGGCCGGGTGATAGCCGTCGAGAAGAGCGCGGCCTGCCTGGACATCGCAAGAGAGCGCTGCGCCCGTCACGGGAATATCACCTGGGTCCATGCGGACGCCTTCGACCTGGGCGACGTGCAGTCCCACACAGGGCGTGCGGACCTCGTGTTCATCGACATCGGCGGCTCAAGCTGGGCCTGGCTCGCGCTGAAACTGGCGGGCATGTACCGCCAGATGTTCCAGCCGCGTGTCATGGTGATTCGCAATGTAGGGCTGAACGATTTCGTGTGTGCGGTGGACGGTAGCGAGCCCCAGGCCCCGCCGGGTCACTGGAGGATGCCGAGAAGGCCTCGCGAAGGAGAGTAG
- a CDS encoding TM0996/MTH895 family glutaredoxin-like protein: MKIQVLGPGCAKCNTLAENAKKAVAMAGVDAEVIKVTAMEDIESFGVLLTPGLAIDGVVKSAGKVVAPEQIARWLKEED, from the coding sequence ATGAAAATCCAGGTGCTGGGCCCCGGCTGCGCCAAATGCAATACGCTTGCGGAGAACGCGAAGAAGGCGGTGGCAATGGCGGGTGTGGACGCCGAAGTGATCAAGGTCACCGCGATGGAGGACATCGAGAGCTTCGGGGTGCTTCTTACCCCCGGCCTGGCGATTGATGGTGTGGTGAAATCCGCGGGGAAAGTGGTTGCCCCGGAACAGATCGCGCGGTGGCTCAAGGAGGAAGACTGA
- a CDS encoding carbohydrate binding domain-containing protein: protein MNALLLLLCALPVSLVFSQDAPGLVNGAFVGDADGNGIADGWSYSAGASNDKLDVTFGLEQLPDGTMAQRMSCTRYEGGHAMLCQVGTVSVKAGRWYEVRLRARGQDLRSVNIGLHDTNGWQQLGLWTSITLTRQWKDYSLRFQASRDGHETSRFQIWFTRPGTLWLANVSLEPSEPPVPGNIIPTSGSRNLLPNGGFEIPGGWGMQNAWTYNWQVAEGKGIGGTNCAAVAWEPDDPELGYYFDYFEMVRRPLTRPWLQALGQLKLEPGETYSLSASMRVDPGFEGAPAMLGFVGPGARAEKTISLSTEWQRVTVTAKATGQTTLVQVGPAFEETDRERFNHCIVYIDNVQAEKATEPSDFEPRALDIFLPHRCETAVTDGHRNWPVTVHLFAQEAGEAELSLAATDFSDTTVATETRAVSLKQGANTVDLALNLPGPGFYRINAKAKAGTQDVDTSARWALYPAFEPADDTAFGINHAYAYNGFVRLAREIGIQWVRDWSLKWEHVETRKGEFSFGETDFQINRPLALGMKVLCMFPFPSAEWSSTAPEELRKTGYPGNRIRQAFAPADNADLERYMEACVDRYKDRIRVWEVFNESIFTNYSLPKDHGYKPEDYVPLLKSAYAACKRADPNCQVMGGYSAPPDRVELYGPMFEQGGLEACDLVSIHTYPGGPPESMEGDLERLNRMMDDAGTRKDMWMTEFAYYADDDCDVTSSAAWPRRLESEWIQACYNTRACVIMLGNGVRKVFYHIWPTRMNQDIGSRIFFEYAGAPRKIAVTQAAMLAMLGAEPRFLGKRTWPDAEAFAYTFAAPERLGGGTVTVCWTGYDSAPLQRLPGLRYYDTCGRLISDGPVTLSEAPVYAVSADDNQDAVFASIEQALKDEGLL from the coding sequence ATGAATGCATTGCTGCTCCTCCTGTGTGCCCTGCCTGTCTCCCTTGTCTTCTCACAGGATGCCCCGGGGCTGGTGAACGGGGCCTTCGTGGGCGATGCGGACGGCAACGGCATCGCCGACGGCTGGAGCTATTCGGCAGGAGCCTCCAATGACAAGCTGGACGTGACTTTCGGCCTCGAGCAACTTCCCGACGGCACTATGGCTCAGCGCATGTCGTGCACCCGCTACGAGGGTGGCCACGCGATGCTCTGCCAGGTGGGGACCGTGAGCGTCAAGGCCGGGCGCTGGTACGAGGTGCGCCTGCGGGCTCGCGGCCAGGACCTGCGGTCGGTGAACATCGGCTTGCACGATACCAATGGCTGGCAGCAGCTCGGCCTGTGGACATCCATCACCCTCACGCGACAGTGGAAGGATTACTCCTTGCGCTTCCAGGCCTCGCGGGACGGGCACGAGACCAGCCGTTTCCAGATCTGGTTCACGCGTCCCGGCACCCTGTGGCTTGCCAATGTCTCTCTCGAACCGTCCGAACCGCCTGTCCCAGGAAACATCATCCCGACCAGCGGCAGCCGCAATCTCCTGCCCAACGGCGGCTTCGAGATCCCCGGTGGGTGGGGCATGCAGAATGCCTGGACGTACAATTGGCAGGTCGCCGAGGGCAAGGGAATCGGCGGGACCAACTGCGCGGCAGTGGCCTGGGAGCCGGATGATCCCGAACTCGGCTACTACTTCGACTACTTCGAGATGGTGCGCAGGCCGCTGACCCGTCCGTGGCTCCAGGCCCTGGGACAACTGAAACTGGAGCCGGGTGAGACCTACAGTCTGTCGGCTTCGATGCGGGTGGACCCGGGCTTCGAGGGCGCCCCCGCGATGCTCGGTTTCGTGGGCCCCGGTGCCCGCGCGGAGAAGACGATCAGCCTGAGCACCGAGTGGCAGCGGGTAACCGTCACCGCGAAAGCTACCGGGCAGACCACTCTCGTGCAGGTCGGTCCGGCATTCGAGGAGACCGACCGGGAGCGCTTCAACCACTGCATCGTGTACATCGACAATGTGCAAGCCGAGAAGGCGACGGAACCCTCCGATTTCGAGCCCCGGGCACTGGACATCTTCCTGCCACATCGCTGTGAAACGGCAGTGACGGACGGTCACCGGAACTGGCCTGTTACCGTACATCTCTTCGCGCAGGAAGCGGGAGAAGCGGAGCTCTCCCTGGCGGCAACGGACTTCAGCGACACGACCGTGGCAACGGAGACGCGCGCCGTCTCCCTGAAGCAGGGCGCGAACACCGTGGACCTGGCCCTGAACCTGCCCGGTCCCGGCTTCTACCGCATCAATGCAAAGGCCAAAGCGGGAACGCAGGACGTTGACACGTCCGCACGCTGGGCGCTGTATCCGGCCTTCGAACCGGCCGACGACACCGCCTTCGGGATCAACCACGCTTATGCATACAATGGCTTCGTCAGACTCGCGCGGGAGATCGGGATCCAGTGGGTGCGCGACTGGTCCCTCAAGTGGGAGCATGTGGAAACCCGGAAGGGAGAGTTCAGCTTCGGCGAGACCGACTTCCAGATCAACCGGCCGCTTGCTCTGGGGATGAAGGTCCTGTGTATGTTCCCCTTCCCCTCGGCGGAATGGTCTTCCACCGCGCCCGAGGAGCTTCGCAAGACGGGTTACCCGGGGAACCGCATCCGACAGGCATTCGCGCCCGCCGACAACGCCGACCTGGAGCGGTACATGGAGGCGTGCGTAGACCGATATAAGGATCGCATTCGTGTCTGGGAAGTGTTCAACGAGTCGATCTTCACCAATTATTCGCTGCCGAAGGACCATGGCTACAAGCCGGAGGACTATGTGCCCCTGCTGAAGTCCGCTTACGCCGCCTGCAAGCGCGCGGACCCCAACTGCCAGGTGATGGGCGGTTACAGCGCTCCGCCGGATCGCGTGGAACTTTACGGCCCCATGTTCGAACAGGGCGGGCTTGAGGCCTGCGACCTGGTGAGCATCCACACCTATCCCGGCGGTCCGCCGGAAAGCATGGAAGGCGACCTGGAGCGCCTCAACCGCATGATGGACGACGCCGGCACCCGCAAGGACATGTGGATGACCGAGTTCGCCTACTACGCCGACGATGACTGCGACGTGACCTCCTCCGCCGCCTGGCCGCGCCGGCTGGAGAGTGAGTGGATTCAGGCCTGCTACAATACTCGGGCTTGCGTGATCATGCTGGGCAACGGGGTGCGCAAGGTCTTCTACCATATCTGGCCCACGCGGATGAACCAGGATATCGGCAGCCGCATCTTCTTCGAATACGCCGGGGCGCCGCGGAAGATCGCCGTGACCCAGGCAGCTATGCTCGCCATGCTGGGGGCCGAACCGCGGTTCCTCGGCAAGCGCACCTGGCCGGACGCCGAGGCCTTCGCGTACACCTTCGCCGCGCCCGAGCGTCTTGGCGGCGGAACAGTGACCGTCTGCTGGACGGGCTACGATTCCGCACCGTTGCAGCGGCTGCCCGGTCTGCGCTATTACGACACCTGCGGCCGGCTCATTTCTGACGGACCGGTAACCCTCAGCGAGGCGCCGGTCTACGCCGTCTCGGCGGATGACAACCAGGACGCAGTCTTCGCCTCCATCGAGCAGGCGCTGAAGGACGAGGGCCTGTTGTGA